CGCGTACACGCCAAAGGTGGCGACCGTCGCCACCACCATGTTCACGAGGACGGCGCTCAGCAGCCCCGACTGGCCCGCGAAGCGACGGTTGAGACCGGCCTGGGCCACCACGGCCAGGCCGCACAGCAGGGGAACGAGCGAGATGAGGCGCATGCGGCGCGCTGGGTACCGTGAACGCTCCCACCTCCGCAAGCCGTCTCTCGAAGGTGGGGGGCCGTGGGGACGAGCGGCCGCACTACTCTCCAGGTCTTTCTTGATGGTGGCGAAACGCGGGTTAACGGGCTACTCCCCCCTGCGCGTCCATGGGCACCCCCACCGAGCTCCACTTCGACTGCGGCACCCTGGTGGCCCCCGTGTTGCCGGACGACGCTCGCCTGCTTGCCCTGTTCCAGAAGGACGGGCGCACCGGCGTGTACCGCGCGCCGGCCTGGCACTACCGCGACGTGGTGCTGCGGCTGCGCGAGCTGGGCCTGCCGTACGAGGACAAGGCGAAGCGCTTCGAGCCGCTGGAGCTGGAGCTCACCTCCCCCATCACCCCCTTCCCCCACCAGCGCGCGGCGCTGGACGCGTGGACGAAGGCCGGAGGCCGGGGCCTGGTGGAGCTGCCCACGGGCGCGGGCAAGACGCTGATGGCGGTGCTGGCCATCGCCCACGTGAAGCGCCCCACCCTGGTGGTCGTCCCCACAATCGACTTGATGGCGCAGTGGCAGGGCGTGCTGGCCCGTCACTTCTCCGTGCCGGTGGGCATGCTGGGCGGAGGCGTGAGCGACAGGCAGCCGCTGACGGTGACGACATACGACTCGGCGACGCTGCAGACGGAGTTCCACGGCAACCGCTTCGGCCTGCTGGTGTGCGACGAGTGCCACCACCTGCCGGCGCCCAGCTACCGCTTCGTGGCGGAGGGCTCGCTGGCGCCGTACCGGCTGGGGCTCACCGCGACGCTGGAGCGCACCGACGGCGGCGAGCGCGTGTGCGAGGAGCTGCTGGGCCCGCGGGTCCACCGCTCCGACATCCGCGAGCTGCAAGGCGAGTACCTCGCGCCCTACGAGGTGAAGCGGGTGGAGGTGCCGCTGACACCCGACGAGAAGGCGCGCTACGACGCGGCCCGGCTGCTCTATGTGACGTTCGTCCGCAGGCTGGGAGTGCAGCTCTCCGCGCCGGACGGGTGGGCGCGCTTCCTGGCGCAGAGCCAGCGCAGCGACGAGGGCCGCGCCGCGTACCGCGGCTACCGCGAGCAGCGGCGGATTGCCCTCACCTCCAGCGCCAAGCAGGAGGTGCTGTGGCGCATCCTCATCGAACACCGTGAGGACCGCGTCCTCGTCTTCACCGACGACAACGAGACGGTGTACACGCTGGCGCGGCGCCTGCTGCTGCCCGCCCTCACGCACCACACGCCGGTGCCGGAGCGCAAGGCGCTGCTGGCCGCCTTCGCGAGCGGCGAGCTGCCGGTGCTCCTCACCTCGCGCGTGCTGAACGAGGGCGTGGACGTGCCCGAGGCGCGCGTGGGCGTGGTGCTCAGCGGCAGTGGCAGCGTGCGCGAGCACGTGCAGCGGCTGGGGCGCATCCTCCGCAAGCGCCCGGGGAAGCGGGCCCTGCTGTACGAGGTGTGCTCGGCGCAGACGGCGGAGAGCGGCATCAGCGAGCGGCGGCGCCAG
Above is a genomic segment from Pyxidicoccus trucidator containing:
- a CDS encoding DEAD/DEAH box helicase family protein; translated protein: MGTPTELHFDCGTLVAPVLPDDARLLALFQKDGRTGVYRAPAWHYRDVVLRLRELGLPYEDKAKRFEPLELELTSPITPFPHQRAALDAWTKAGGRGLVELPTGAGKTLMAVLAIAHVKRPTLVVVPTIDLMAQWQGVLARHFSVPVGMLGGGVSDRQPLTVTTYDSATLQTEFHGNRFGLLVCDECHHLPAPSYRFVAEGSLAPYRLGLTATLERTDGGERVCEELLGPRVHRSDIRELQGEYLAPYEVKRVEVPLTPDEKARYDAARLLYVTFVRRLGVQLSAPDGWARFLAQSQRSDEGRAAYRGYREQRRIALTSSAKQEVLWRILIEHREDRVLVFTDDNETVYTLARRLLLPALTHHTPVPERKALLAAFASGELPVLLTSRVLNEGVDVPEARVGVVLSGSGSVREHVQRLGRILRKRPGKRALLYEVCSAQTAESGISERRRQHDAYQEEP